One region of Polypterus senegalus isolate Bchr_013 chromosome 11, ASM1683550v1, whole genome shotgun sequence genomic DNA includes:
- the c11h6orf47 gene encoding uncharacterized protein C6orf47 homolog — protein MSEKMALFGQAWGLFKPLFAYRPWGVKNKEKNMDKVLEQKMADKQSLVHLEKMQSPSATVIETRYSWRWWYMPDFGRWIWRFPKKDPDSSTAPSVEADSKPTELSGTTFSAAPVPPDSTPLPKSARWDNVVLPEHYEICFNFLRHLFDMFVVGFLCASSPVVRVILDIFGLKGALKLWLHGMVLFLVSTVGMAFLLWVVQTYLPQFALIYGVVQALVISVSVRQRYAIEKHNNLHDTLDDVFENEGRTEIISYYSEDEKSEEQEYELNLSKTRKAPREHPENIPCEILSNV, from the exons ATGTCAGAGAAAATGGCATTATTTGGACAAGCCTGGGGTTTATTTAAACCCTTATTTGCCTATCGCCCTTGGGGtgtcaaaaataaagagaaaaatatggACAAAGTGCTGGAGCAAAAAATGGCTGACAAACAAAGTCTGGTGCATTTGGAAAAAATGCAGTCGCCAAGTGCCACAGTAATTGAAACAAGATACTCTTGGAGGTGGTGGTATATGCCTGATTTTGGCAGATGGATTTGGAGATTTCCCAAGAAAGACCCAGACTCTAGCACTGCACCTTCAGTTGAAGCAGACTCTAAACCTACAGAGTTGTCTGGGACTACATTCTCTGCAGCTCCAGTACCCCCGGATTCGACTCCCCTGCCAAAAAGTGCCAGATGGGATAACGTCGTTCTTCCAGAGCATTATGAGATCTGTTTTAACTTCCTGCGGCATCTGTTTGACATGTTTGTGGTTGGATTCTTATGTGCCAGCTCGCCTGTAGTAAGGGTCATCTTGGACATTTTTGGATTGAAAGGAGCACTCAAACTTTGGCTGCATGGGATGGTATTGTTCCTGGTATCAACAGTTGGCATGGCTTTCTTACTATGGGTTGTCCAGACTTATCTTCCCCAGTTTGCTTTAATTTATGGTGTGGTGCAGGCTCTGGTTATTTCAGTCAGCGTCAGACAGAGGTATGCTATagaaaagcacaacaatttgcATGATACATTGGACGATGTCTTCGAGAATGAAGGAAGGACTGAAATCATTTCATATTATAGTGAAGATGAAAAAAGTGAAGAGCAGGAGTATGAACTGAACTTATCAAAAA caaGGAAAGCGCCACGTGAACATCCTGAAAATATTCCTTGTGAAATATTATCCAACGTGTGA